The genomic window TGAACGTGATGGTAAGTTAGCAATCTCTGTGAGAGGAGAGGCGTTGCCGATTAGTCTCCGTAGGCGGTTTGTGGCTTGCAACGCGTCTTTTGCTAGGTCATTGGTGGTATCTGCCAGGCGGGTATTTTGATTAATTTCCACCAATTCTTGATTGTTGATTTTGATGGTGTAGCGATCGCCTGGCTGTTGTTGGACTGAGACACCTTTGTTCTGAGATGGATTGGCAACTCTCGCTTCGCCTTGTCCCTTCCAACTGACGCTGATTTGATCAGCCTTCACATTATTTCGGATCATCTGGTTGATCTTGGCTGCTATCAGACCGGCTTTATGCACTGGGTCATCTTGCAGCGAGCCAGTGGGAATCTTGGCATTTGCTATATTGCCTAGACTCGCCACCTGAAATGAGTTTTCAGTATTAAGGGCGTACAATTGCACGCCCTGATCATTTGCTCCTATGACACCTACTTTCTTTTCGGTGCTAGCAATTGGTTTAGAACTCAAAAATGTAATAACTGGAATGTTTCGGATATAAAGGGTCGCCGCCCTCCGACCGCCAACCTTGTGAGGATGAATGCTCGTATTCACAGCATCAGAGGTATTTCCCCCTGTTGAAGTTTTCAACTCCCCTACCTTAACTACATCACCAGCTGCTGCTTTTGGTGCAGCTGGTGTATTTAGCTTGGTGGTTTGAGTACGACCAACTGAGGGTGTCCCCATAACGGTCAGAGATAAGGCAACAATAGTCCAAAAATGTCTTTGATTCATGCGTCCGATTTTAAAGCGACTATAGAACAGCAGTTTCTTAGTAATTGGGAGCGTGTAACAAATTTTAGTTATTAGCAAACTCTCCTAAGATGCGAACTCGTTCCGCTTCTACTTTCTGTTTATAACTGCAACAGACTAACATGAAGTTCTCAGCTTGGGGATCAGGGTTTTAGCGTAGGAATTTCCATGATT from Nostoc sp. UHCC 0870 includes these protein-coding regions:
- a CDS encoding septal ring lytic transglycosylase RlpA family protein; protein product: MNQRHFWTIVALSLTVMGTPSVGRTQTTKLNTPAAPKAAAGDVVKVGELKTSTGGNTSDAVNTSIHPHKVGGRRAATLYIRNIPVITFLSSKPIASTEKKVGVIGANDQGVQLYALNTENSFQVASLGNIANAKIPTGSLQDDPVHKAGLIAAKINQMIRNNVKADQISVSWKGQGEARVANPSQNKGVSVQQQPGDRYTIKINNQELVEINQNTRLADTTNDLAKDALQATNRLRRLIGNASPLTEIANLPSRSRSSQPVANLPQQIASNIRLSFQGIASFYGRGFHGRPTATGERFNSEAMTAAHRSLPFGTRVRVTNTRNGRSVVVRINDRGPYIRGRVIDLSTGAARMIGMIGSGVAPVKIEVLGR